A window of Gouania willdenowi chromosome 12, fGouWil2.1, whole genome shotgun sequence contains these coding sequences:
- the LOC114473417 gene encoding growth arrest-specific protein 1-like: MTKSAMFMERTCALLILIFGVCFGSPNHRLVCWKAILKCHGEPECHYAYDQYLYACGSVLSGERRKCPSHCISSLIQLNLTRSGPALEDCDCALDPVCRSTKQAIEPCLPRTSTMGCTEARRQCEEDHPCRAAMRDYLYHCRKLFGGQRCSEGCRRVIADMRSIPRAQQLDTCVCDGTERNICEYIKVSMKTFCSDGSDDRFPGSGFSDTEEDSEDDYVEQEDYQHVDNSSYSLLCHTGILYILTFIMVLI; encoded by the coding sequence atgacaaaaagtgCCATGTTCATGGAGCGAACATGCGCTTTACTGATCCTCATTTTCGGGGTCTGTTTTGGGTCCCCCAACCATCGTCTTGTCTGTTGGAAAGCGATTCTAAAGTGTCACGGAGAGCCAGAGTGCCATTACGCGTACGATCAGTACCTTTACGCGTGCGGGTCTGTCCTCAGCGGGGAGCGCAGAAAGTGTCCGAGCCACTGCATCTCCTCCCTGATCCAACTCAACCTGACCCGTAGTGGCCCGGCTCTGGAGGACTGCGACTGCGCCCTGGACCCGGTGTGCAGGAGCACCAAGCAGGCCATCGAGCCGTGCCTGCCGCGCACCAGCACCATGGGCTGCACCGAGGCCCGGAGGCAGTGCGAGGAGGACCATCCGTGCAGGGCGGCCATGAGGGACTACCTGTACCACTGCCGGAAACTGTTCGGAGGCCAGCGGTGCTCGGAGGGATGCCGCAGGGTGATCGCGGACATGCGCTCTATCCCCAGAGCGCAGCAGCTGGACACGTGCGTGTGCGACGGCACCGAGAGGAACATCTGTGAGTACATCAAGGTCAGCATGAAGACCTTCTGCTCAGATGGATCTGATGACAGGTTCCCAGGAAGCGGCTTTTCAGACACAGAGGAGGACTCTGAGGACGATTACGTGGAGCAGGAAGATTACCAGCATGTGGACAACTCCAGTTACTCTTTACTCTGCCATACTGGGATTCTATATATTCTAACTttcatcatggttttaatctAA
- the c9 gene encoding complement component C9 — protein MRIVLALHLVLCGLCLTLAQGEEAMYVSLIKIRLVLMNCVWMITLFNVCFSGQEIPNPPPVNCQWSRWSEWTLCDPCSKSRRRSRGIEAFGQFGGQTCEGSLGQKEFCVATSECVAPAPTNCSETEFQCESGFCIKKRLMCNGDLDCEDGSDEDCDPVRRPCGSSVIDTNEQSRTAGYGTTVLGGEPRINPFNNDYFNGKCDRIRNPLTRRTDRLPWNVAVFHYETKVEETVSSEIYEHTHSLLKEMLHEMSSTVGGGISFKFSPSEQPMSGMSVTGGVGGEYEKKTMIKDMVETTYTQNKRYMRVKGKVEMSTYRMRSQNLQVAEEFLQHIKSLPLQYEKGIYFAFLEDYGTHYTKNGKSGGEYELVYVLNENIIKELNLSEKSIADCFKLNFNAGVTGMEGLTVSGNLNNKNCDTVKTKLQEKEDGKALVDKVMISIRGGGQESAAAIKTKLNTKGIMDTITYQAWAQSIADVPALLVTEREPIYALVPLEMADANTRISNLKQAIDEYVAEYNLCKCRPCQNGGTLALIDGKCFCLCSNLFEGLVCQNFKGDKAKYEGTPPTVTQEGNWSCWSAWSSCGSGKRSRVRSCNTVGLVGGVCRGDTRSEEYC, from the exons ATGAGGATTGTGCTCGCTCTACACCTCGTCCTCTGTGGCCTGTGTCTAACTCTGGCCCAGGGGGAAGAAGCAATGTATGTATCATTGATCAAAATTAGACTTGTCTTAATGAACTGTGTTTGGATGATAACTTTATTTAATGTGTGCTTTAGTGGGCAGGAAATTCCCAATCCTCCACCTGTGAACTGTCAATGGAGCCGCTGGTCTGAGTGGACTTTGTGTGACCCTTGTTCGAAAAGCCGC AGGCGCTCTCGTGGCATCGAAGCATTTGGCCAGTTTGGGGGTCAAACCTGCGAGGGATCGTTGGGACAAAAAGAGTTCTGTGTAGCCACCTCTGAATGTGTGGCGCCAGCACCTACTAACTGCTCAGAGACAGAGTTCCAGTGTGAATCAG GGTTTTGCATCAAGAAAAGATTGATGTGCAACGGCGACCTCGATTGTGAAGATGGGTCAGATGAGGACTGCGATCCGGTTCGTAGACCATGTGGTTCATCAGTCATTGATACTAATGAGCAAAGCAGGACTGCAGGATATGG AACCACCGTCCTGGGCGGAGAGCCTCGAATAAATCCGTTCAACAATGACTATTTCAATGGAAAATGTGATCGAATCAGAAATCCACTTACGAGAAGGACTGACAGGCTTCCTTGGAATGTTGCCGTGTTTCATTATGAG ACAAAAGTGGAGGAAACCGTTTCCAGTGAGATctatgagcacacacacagtctctTGAAGGAAATGCTGCATGAGATGAGCAGTACTGTGGGGGGTGGAATCTCTTTTAAATTCAGTCCAAGTGAACAGCCCATGTCAGGGATGTCTGTTACTGGTGGTGTAGGTGGTGAGTATGAGAAGAAGACAATGATTAAGGACATGGTGGAGACCACATATACCCAG AATAAGCGATATATGCGTGTGAAGGGCAAAGTGGAGATGAGCACTTATCGGATGCGCTCCCAAAATCTGCAAGTGGCAGAGGAATTCCTACAGCACATCAAGTCTTTGCCTCTGCAATATGAGAAGGGGATTTACTTTGCCTTCCTGGAGGACTATGGCACCCACTACACCAAAAATGGAAAGTCTGGTGGGGAATATGAGTTGGTCTACGTTCTAAATGAGAACATCATCAAGGAATTAA ATCTGTCTGAGAAATCCATTGCAGACTGTTTCAAACTGAACTTCAATGCAGGCGTGACGGGGATGGAGGGCCTCACTGTTAGCGGAAATCTCAACAATAAAAACTGTGACACTgtcaaaacaaaattacaag AGAAGGAAGATGGAAAAGCTCTGGTGGATAAGGTGATGATTTCTATCAGAGGAGGAGGTCAGGAGAGCGCCGCCGCTATCAAGACCAAACTAAACACTAAAGGAATCATGGACACAATAACCTATCAGGCCTGGGCTCAGAGCATCGCCGATGTTCCTGCACTGCTCGTCACtgag AGGGAGCCAATCTACGCGTTGGTTCCTTTGGAGATGGCAGATGCCAACACCAGGATTTCAAACCTGAAGCAGGCCATAGACGAATATGTGGCAGAATATAATCTATGTAAGTGTCGGCCCTGTCAAAACGGAGGCACTCTGGCCTTGATTGATGGCAAGTGTTTCTGCCTGTGCTCAAACCTGTTTGAGGGTTTGGTCTGCCAGAATTTCAAAGGTGACAAAGCTAAATATGAAG GTACTCCACCGACTGTTACCCAGGAGGGTAACTGGTCCTGCTGGTCTGCCTGGTCCAGCTGTGGCAGTGGGAAACGCAGCCGGGTACGCAGCTGCAACACGGTCGGGCTCGTTGgaggtgtgtgcagaggagacaCCAGGAGTGAAGAATACTGCTAA